In Streptomyces sp. Li-HN-5-11, the sequence TTCGTCGGCCCCCGGCAGACTCACTCGGCGTGACACCGGGCGAGCACCTCCCTGGCGAGCTGGCGGTAGGCGGCGGCACCGACGGAGTTGGAGGCGTACGTGGTGATCGGCTCGCCGGCGACCGTGGTCTCCGGGAAGCGGACCGTGCGCCCGATGACCGTGTGGTAGACGTGGTCGTCGAACGCCTCGACGACACGCGCGAGCACCTCGCGGCTGTGCACGGTGCGCGAGTCGTACATGGTGGCGAGGATCCCGTCGAGCTCCAGCTCGGGGTTGAGGCGCTCCTGGACCTTCTCGATGGTCTCGGTCAGCAGCGCGACACCGCGCAGGGCGAAGAACTCGCACTCCAGCGGCACGATCACCTTGTGGGCGGCCGTGAGGGCGTTGACGGTGAGCAGGCCGAGGGAGGGCTGGCAGTCGATGACGATGTAGTCGTAGTCGTCCATCAGCGGCTTCAGTGCCCGCTGCAGGGTCGACTCGCGCGCGACCTCGGAGACCAGCTGGACCTCCGCCGCCGACAGGTCGATGTTGCTCGGCAGCAGGTCCATGTTGGGGACCGCGGTCTTCAGCAGGACCTCGTCCGCGGACATGCCCCGCTCCATGAGCAGGTTGTAGACCGTGAGGTCGAGCTCCATGGGGTTGACGCCGAGACCGACCGACAGCGCGCCCTGCGGGTCGAAGTCCACGAGCAGCACACGCCGGCCGTACTCCGCGAGCGCGGCCCCCAGGTTGATGGTCGACGTGGTCTTGCCGACGCCGCCCTTCTGGTTGCACATCGCGATGATCTTCGCGGGGCCGTGGTCGGTCAGCGGGCCCGGGATCGGGAAGTACGGCAGCGGGCGTCCGGTCGGGCCGATGCGCTCTCGGCGCTGGCGGGCCGCGTCGGGCGCGAGCGTGGCCGCGTACTCGGGGTCGGGCTCGTACTCGGCGTCGGCGTCGTAGAAGTGCCCGTCGGGCAGTTCGTCGTAGTCGGCGAAGTGGTTGTGGGGCGCGCCACTTCCGTCGCCGGCCATGGCGTTCACGTGATGGCCATCCATGCTCTGGTGTGCTGGCTGAGTCACCCCGGACGTCCGGTGACTCTGGTGGGCTGCGAAGGTGCGCACAGCGACGGAGCCGACAGCCTCGAATCCCGCGGGACCCTGGCCCCGTGCAGGCATTCCTGGTTGACCACCCCCGGGAGAAAATGTCGACTCATTCACAAGTCGTCTTACCTCCTTGGTGACCAGGGAACTTCTAGACAGGTCAGCGTGGCACCATGCCGACGGTTGGCGACTCTATGGCGTGTCGGCGGTCCGCAGCAACACAATCCGCCGGACCCGGCCCGATGTGTCGGCAATGAAACATCCCTCTGTCAAGGGCGTACGGCCGTCGCACGGCAGGTTTCACCGGTGCGTGAATCGGTCGAAGGGTTACGTTCGAGGCGAGTTGACCGAGTGCGGCGAAGTGACCATACACACACTTGGCCGGACCTTGTCGGGCAAGGTCCGGCCGCGGGCGCGCGGTTGACGCGTCTTGTTGACCTATCGCCTTTGCGAAAAGGTGACTTAACCGAGCAGGGTCTCGAGCTCCACGTGCTCCAGGCCGTGTGCCTCGGCGACCTCCCGGTAAACCACCTTGCCGTCATGGGTGTTGAGGCCCTTGGCCAGCGCGGGGTCGCGGCGCAGCGCCTCCATCCAGCCGCGGCCCGCGAGCTCGACGATGTACGGCAGCGTGGCGTTGGTGAGCGCGTAGGTGGAGGTGTTGGGCACCGCGCCGGGCATGTTGGCCACGCAGTAGAAGACCGAGTCGTGGACCCTGAAGGTCGGCTCGGCGTGCGTGGTCGGGTGGGAGTCCTCGAAGCAGCCGCCCTGGTCGATCGCGATGTCGACAAGGACACTTCCCGCCTTCATCCGCGACACCAGCTCGTTGGTGACCAGCTTCGGGGCCTTGGCGCCCGGGATGAGCACGGCCCCCACGACGAGGTCGGCGTCGAGGCAGGCCTTCTCCAGCTCGAAGGCGTTGGAGACGACGGTCTGGATCTTCGTGCCGAAGACCTTGTCCGCCTCCTTGAGCTTGTTGATGTCCTTGTCGAGCAGGGTCACGTGGAAGCCCAGACCGACGGCGATCTGCGCGGCGTTCCAGCCGGAGACGCCGCCGCCGATGATGACGGCCTTGCCGGCGGGCACGCCCGGGACGCCGCCGGGCAGCACCCCGCGGCCGCCGTTCTTCGCCATGAGGTGGTAGGCGCCGACCTGCGGGGCCAGCCGGCCGGCGACCTCGGACATCGGGGCGAGCAGCGGCAGGGCGCGGCTGGGGAGCTCGACGGTCTCGTAGGCGATCGCCGTGGTGCCGGACTCCAGCAGGGCGTCCGTGCACTCCCTGGAGGCGGCCAGGTGCAGGTAGGTGAAGAGGATCTGGTCCTTGCGGAGGCGGTGGTACTCCTCGGCGACCGGCTCCTTGACCTTCAGCAGCAGGTCGGCGGTGGCCCACACCTCGTCGGCGGTCTCGAGGATCCGGGCGCCCGCGGCCACGTACTCCGCGTCCGGGATCGAGGAGCCGACGCCGGCGTTCCGCTCGACGACGACCTGGTGACCGCCTCGCACCAGCTCGTGCACACCGGCGGGGGTGATGGCCACCCGGAACTCGCTGTTCTTGACCTCGCGGGGGATGCCGACCTTCACGTCGATCACGGTCCTTGGCTCAGGGAATGTGGGGCAATACAAGACGTACCCCGGCATGCGTGGGCATACCAGGAGACACCGCAGGAAGACGAGCGGCAGAGCCAGTCTAATGAAGGCGTTCTCCCTGTCTAGCCTTTCATTGCATCAATCTTCGACGGATGCACTGCGGATTTCGCAGGCATCAGCGGCTTGTTCCTGCGGGGTGCCGTCCTCACCGCCGCCGTCGTCCGGACGGCTCTCCTCCCCGAGCAGACGTTCGGCGGCCCCGCGGTGCAGGCGCGCGGCCACCGGATCGCCCAGCCGCTCCAGGGTGTCGGCGAGCCGCAGCTGGAGCGCCGCCTGCAGCCGTACGTCCTCGGCCCGGCGGGCCCACTCGACGGCTTCCTGGCAGGTGCGCAGGCAGTCCGCGGGCCGCCCCGCGTACTCCTGGACACGGGCCAGCTCGCTCAACGCCCGCGCGTGCGCGGGGACATCGCCGTTCTTGCGGTGCGCGGCGACCGCGGCCCGCCAGTTGCGCAGGGCCTCGCCGTAGCGACCCGCGTAGGTGTGCGCGGTGGCGATACGGCCGTACAGGCGGGCGGCGTCCTCGCGCTCCCCGCGCGCCAGGCGCTGGGCCAGGGCCCGGCCGAACCAGTCGGCCGCCCGGTCGTAGTCCCCCAGCTCCTGGTGGGCACTGCCTACGGATTCCATCGCGCGGCCGGTCGCGTACGGGTCGTCCGCCTCCCGTCCCTCGTCCAGTGCGGCCCGGTAGCGGGTCAGCGCCGTGGCGGTCCGGCCGGTGCGGGCGTCCAGGTCGGCGAGGTTCAGCAGGGCGGCGGCCTTCTCCCGGGGCAGGTTCTGCCGCTCGGCCACGTCGAGGACCAGGCGGTGGATGCCGTACAGGTCCGGGGCGGCGGCCTGGGTGCCGACATGGGCGACCATCGCCCGCACCAGCTGGGACATCAGGCGGCGGGCCAGGGTGTCCAGCTCCCCGTCGGCGACCGCCAGCCGGGCGGCGGCGAGGAGGGCCGGCCGGCGCACGCCGAGCCAGTCGGCGGCGGCCTTCTGGTCCGCGAAGCGCAGGGCGGGCGGCAGCTGACGCAGCCTCTCGCGGGTCTCGGGGCTGTCGGTCTCGGTGATCAGGCGGCAGGACTGCAGCAGCCGTACGGTCCGCTCCAGCATCCGGGCGCGGGCCAGCTGCAGCTCGGCGGGGCGGTCCTGGCTCTGGGCGAGGGCCTTCAGCAGGGGATGCAGGCAGCCGGGGACCTCGTAGCGCGGCAGCGGCGGGGGCACCGCCCGCAGCAGGCCATGGGCGACGAGGTCGTCGAGGGTGCCGCGGGCACTGTCGAGCGAGCAGCCGGCGAGCGCGGAGGCGGTGTGCGGGTCGACGTCGCCCGCCGGGGCGAGGGAGAGCAGGCGCAGTAGCCGGGCGGCGGGGTTCGGGAGGGAGGCGTGGACGAGCCGGAGGACGCGGCTGAGCGCGGTGCCCTCGTCGGGGTCGGTGTGCAGCTGCTTGGCGAGGTCGGCGACGGCCGCCTGGGGACGGGCGGCGAGCCAGCCGCCCGCCAGGGTGAGCGCGGCGGGCTGGCCCTGGCAGATCTCGACCAGGCTCTCGGCGGCGCGCGGGTCGACGGTGATGCGCACCGGGTCGATGCGCCGGGACAGCAGGTCCACCCCGGACTTGGTGTCGAGCCCGCCGAGGGTGCAGGGGCGGACGTCCGCGATCCCGGTGAGCGGGCCCTGGGAGACGGCGACGACCAGGCAGTCGGCGTTGTCCGGCAGCAGCGCGTCGACCTGCTCGGCGCCTGACGCGTCGTCGAGCAGGAGC encodes:
- a CDS encoding ParA family protein, producing MPARGQGPAGFEAVGSVAVRTFAAHQSHRTSGVTQPAHQSMDGHHVNAMAGDGSGAPHNHFADYDELPDGHFYDADAEYEPDPEYAATLAPDAARQRRERIGPTGRPLPYFPIPGPLTDHGPAKIIAMCNQKGGVGKTTSTINLGAALAEYGRRVLLVDFDPQGALSVGLGVNPMELDLTVYNLLMERGMSADEVLLKTAVPNMDLLPSNIDLSAAEVQLVSEVARESTLQRALKPLMDDYDYIVIDCQPSLGLLTVNALTAAHKVIVPLECEFFALRGVALLTETIEKVQERLNPELELDGILATMYDSRTVHSREVLARVVEAFDDHVYHTVIGRTVRFPETTVAGEPITTYASNSVGAAAYRQLAREVLARCHAE
- the ald gene encoding alanine dehydrogenase; translated protein: MIDVKVGIPREVKNSEFRVAITPAGVHELVRGGHQVVVERNAGVGSSIPDAEYVAAGARILETADEVWATADLLLKVKEPVAEEYHRLRKDQILFTYLHLAASRECTDALLESGTTAIAYETVELPSRALPLLAPMSEVAGRLAPQVGAYHLMAKNGGRGVLPGGVPGVPAGKAVIIGGGVSGWNAAQIAVGLGFHVTLLDKDINKLKEADKVFGTKIQTVVSNAFELEKACLDADLVVGAVLIPGAKAPKLVTNELVSRMKAGSVLVDIAIDQGGCFEDSHPTTHAEPTFRVHDSVFYCVANMPGAVPNTSTYALTNATLPYIVELAGRGWMEALRRDPALAKGLNTHDGKVVYREVAEAHGLEHVELETLLG
- a CDS encoding tetratricopeptide repeat protein — encoded protein: MTDQAVDTGGVNPSGGGRPRMAAKRHFLGRVRELRELRADIERAGLDTLSGRKAPRARVLLIAGRPGSGRTALAEELVRQIAHRYQDGVLRARLTEPDGTPVPVERAARDLLTALGLPTPPGAAEDDLAAALRDALADRRVLLLLDDASGAEQVDALLPDNADCLVVAVSQGPLTGIADVRPCTLGGLDTKSGVDLLSRRIDPVRITVDPRAAESLVEICQGQPAALTLAGGWLAARPQAAVADLAKQLHTDPDEGTALSRVLRLVHASLPNPAARLLRLLSLAPAGDVDPHTASALAGCSLDSARGTLDDLVAHGLLRAVPPPLPRYEVPGCLHPLLKALAQSQDRPAELQLARARMLERTVRLLQSCRLITETDSPETRERLRQLPPALRFADQKAAADWLGVRRPALLAAARLAVADGELDTLARRLMSQLVRAMVAHVGTQAAAPDLYGIHRLVLDVAERQNLPREKAAALLNLADLDARTGRTATALTRYRAALDEGREADDPYATGRAMESVGSAHQELGDYDRAADWFGRALAQRLARGEREDAARLYGRIATAHTYAGRYGEALRNWRAAVAAHRKNGDVPAHARALSELARVQEYAGRPADCLRTCQEAVEWARRAEDVRLQAALQLRLADTLERLGDPVAARLHRGAAERLLGEESRPDDGGGEDGTPQEQAADACEIRSASVED